In Alosa sapidissima isolate fAloSap1 chromosome 11, fAloSap1.pri, whole genome shotgun sequence, a single window of DNA contains:
- the ppip5k1b gene encoding inositol hexakisphosphate and diphosphoinositol-pentakisphosphate kinase 2 isoform X9 encodes MSQPEGGAELLVQGGSARFLMGSEDVEDGAMRSDMGLDEDEDDELLSERQIVVGICAMMKKSTSKPMTQIMERLCKFEYITVAIFPEEVILNQPVEKWPLCDCLISFHSKGFPLDKAVSYAKLRNPLLINDLNMQYFIQDRREVYRILLEEGIDLPRYVVLNRDPDRPEECNLLEGEDQVEVNGEVFPKPFVEKPVSAEDHNVYIYYPTSAGGGSQRLFRKIGSRSSVYSPETAVRKTGSYIYEEFMPTDGTDVKVYTVGPDYAHAEARKSPALDGKVERDSEGKEIRYPVMLTAMEKLVARKVCLAFKQTVCGFDLLRANGHSFVCDVNGFSFVKNSMKYYDDCAKVLGNMIMRELAPQFHIPWSIPMEAEDIPIVPTTSGTMMELRCVIAVIRHGDRTPKQKMKMEVRNALFFDLFEKYGGYKSGKLKLKKPKQLQEVLDIARQLLVELGQHNDCEIEEKKSKLEQLKTVLEMYGHFSGINRKVQLTYLPNGQLKASSEEEDSQREGPSLLLVLKWGGELTPAGRVQAEELGRAFRCMYPGGQGDYAGFPGCGLLRLHSTYRHDLKIYASDEGRVQMTAAAFAKGLLALEGELTPILVQMVKSANMNGLLDSDSDSLTDCQQRVKAHLHEIMQRERDFTKGDYEKLAPTGSPSLINSMKIIGNPVKTCDLVYALIQSLTRQIRRKLEDPKSANLQLYHSETLELMLQRWSKLERDFRTKSGRYDISKIPDIYDCIKYDTQHNASLALEDTLELFHLSKALADIIIPQEYGISRPEKLDIASAYCLPLTKKIQLDLQRTHEDEAVNKLHPLYSRGVMSPGRHVRTRLYFTSESHVHSLLNVFRYGGLLSEEKDEQWRQAMDYLGAVSELNYMTQIVIMLYEDNNKDPSSEERFHVELHFSPGVKGGDDDDNAPLGFGFRPASSENHEKQTNPGSLEDLSQDAPERAMLSDPICILKKSQLIRSRKTGSMEVLSESSSSSSRGSAYRLFPSCSRQSPEVKASGLGFEGCSMVPSIYPLETLHNSLSLKQVDEFLTAVCEDVGDTHSKTLKALSALFESQSMDVYSQSATTSPAPPDAPHSPLPHPEPPLCCQDISSPSSTMSSPGPPSPLLDPCVSE; translated from the exons ATGTCTCAGCCCGAGGGCGGAGCGGAGCTGCTGGTCCAGGGGGGGAGCGCCAGGTTCCTGATGGGCTCCGAGGATGTGGAGGACGGAGCGATGAGGAGCGATATGGGACTggacgaggacgaggacgaCGAGTTG CTGTCCGAGCGGCAGATCGTGGTGGGCATCTGTGCCATGATGAAGAAGTCCACGTCCAAGCCCATGACGCAGATCATGGAGCGGCTCTGTAAGTTTGAGTACATCACTGTGGCCATCTTCCCCGAGGAGGTCATCCTCAACCAGCCTGTGGAGAAGTGGCCTCTCTGTGACTGCCTCATCTCGTTTCACTCCAaag gATTCCCACTGGACAAAGCTGTGAGTTATGCCAAATTAAGAAATCCTCTCCTTATCAATGATCTCAACATGCAGTACTTCATCCAAGACAG GCGTGAAGTGTACCGGATCCTGCTTGAGGAGGGGATTGACCTGCCACGCTATGTGGTGTTAAACAGAGACCCTGACAGACCAGAAG AATGTAACCTGCTGGAGGGCGAGGACCAGGTGGAGGTGAATGGAGAGGTGTTCCCGAAGCCTTTTGTGGAGAAGCCGGTCTCCGCCGAGGACCACAACGTTTACATCTACTACCCTACCTCAGCTGGGGGGGGCAGCCAGCGCCTCTTCAGAAAG ATCGGGAGTCGCAGTAGTGTGTATTCCCCTGAGACCGCTGTGAGGAAGACGGGCTCTTATATTTACGAGGAGTTCATGCCTACTGATGGCACAGACGTCAAG gtctacACTGTGGGTCCAGATTATGCGCATGCGGAGGCTCGTAAGTCTCCAGCTCTGGATGGAAAGGTGGAAAGAGACAGTGAGGGGAAGGAGATCCGCTACCCTGTCATGCTCACCGCCATGGAGAAGCTGGTGGCTCGCAAAGTGTGCCTTGCCTTCAAA CAAACGGTGTGCGGTTTCGACCTCCTCAGAGCCAACGGCCACTCCTTTGTGTGCGATGTCAACGGGTTCAGCTTTGTAAAGAACTCCATGAAGTACTATGATGATTGTGCCAAAGTTCTTGG gAACATGATCATGCGGGAACTGGCCCCTCAGTTTCACATCCCCTGGTCAATCCCGATGGAGGCTGAGGACATTCCCATAGTGCCCACTACCTCAGGAACCAT GATGGAGCTGCGCTGTGTCATAGCTGTTATCCGTCATGGAGACCGCACACCCAAACAGAAGATGAAGATGGAAGTGCGGAATGCTCT GTTCTTTGACCTTTTTGAGAAGTATGGTGGATACAAGTCTGGAAAGCTGAAATTGAAAAAGCCAAAACAACTTCAG GAAGTGCTGGATATTGCCCGTCAGCTGTTGGTCGAGCTTGGACAGCACAACGATTGTGAGATCGAGGAGAAGAAGTCCAAACTGGAGCAGCTGAAGACCGTTCtggagat GTACGGACATTTCTCAGGGATCAACAGGAAGGTGCAGCTGACGTACCTGCCCAACGGTCAGCTCAAAGCCTCCAGTGAGGAAGAAG ACTCTCAGAGGGAGGGCCCGTCCCTGCTGCTGGTGTTGAAGTGGGGAGGTGAACTGACCCCTGCAGGCAGGGTGCAGGCTGAGGAGCTGGGCAGGGCCTTCCGTTGCATGTACCCTGGAGGACAAG GTGATTACGCTGGCTTCCCTGGTTGCGGCCTGCTGAGACTCCACAGCACATACCGCCATGACCTCAAGATCTACGCCTCAGACGAGGGCCGTGTGCAGATGACCGCCGCTGCGTTTGCCAAG GGTCTGCTGGCCCTCGAGGGCGAACTGACCCCCATCCTGGTGCAGATGGTGAAGAGTGCCAACATGAACGGCCTGCTGGACAGTGACAGCGACTCACTGACCGACTGCCAGCAGCGGGTCAAAGCCCATCTGCACGAGATAATGCAGCGGGAGCGCGACTTCACCAAGGGGGACTACGAGAAG CTGGCTCCTACAGGCAGCCCATCCCTCATCAACTCCATGAAGATCATCGGCAACCCAGTGAAGACCTGTGATCTGGTCTACGCCTTAATCCAGAGTCTCACGCGCCAAATCCGTAGGAAACTGGAGGATCCCAAATCTGCAA acCTGCAGCTGTACCACAGCGAGACGCTGGAGCTCATGCTGCAACGCTGGTCCAAACTGGAGCGGGACTTCCGCACCAAGAGCGGCCGCTACGACATCAGCAAGATCCCCGACATCTACGACTGCATCAAGTACGACACGCAGCACAACGCCTCCCTGGCCCTGGAGGACACGCTGGAGCTCTTCCACTTGTCCAAGGCCCTGGCGGACATCATCATCCCCCAG GAGTATGGCATCAGCAGGCCAGAGAAGCTGGACATTGCCAGCGCCTACTGCCTGCCCCTGACCAAGAAGATCCAGCTGGACCTGCAGAGGACCCACGAGGACGAGGCTGTGAACAAGCTGCACCCACT GTACTCCCGAGGCGTGATGTCTCCGGGTCGCCATGTGCGGACCCGGCTCTACTTCACCAGCGAGAGTCACGTCCACTCCCTGCTCAACGTCTTCCGCTACGGTGGCCTGCTCAGC gaggAGAAGGATGAGCAGTGGCGGCAGGCGATGGATTACCTCGGTGCTGTTTCTGAGCTCAACTACATGACTCAAATAGTCATAATGCTGTACGAGGACAACAACAAG GATCCATCCTCTGAGGAGCGCTTCCATGTTGAGCTGCACTTCAGCCCTGGAGTGAAGGGAGGAGATGACGATGACAACGCCCCTTTGGGCTTCGGCTTCCGTCCAGCCTCATCTGAG AATCATGAGAAGCAGACCAACCCAGGAAGCTTGGAGGACCTGTCCCAGGATGCACCTGAGCGGGCCATGCTCTCCGACCCCATCTGCATCCTGAAGAAGTCTCAGCTGATTCGGAGCAGGAAGACCGGCTCCATGGAG GTTTTGTCGGAGAGCTCGTCCAGCTCCTCGCGTGGCTCAGCCTATCGCCTGTTCCCCTCCTGCTCTCGCCAGTCCCCTGAGGTCAAGGCCAGCGGCCTGG GGTTCGAAGGCTGCTCCATGGTGCCGTCCATCTACCCCCTGGAGACGCTGCACAACTCGCTCTCGCTCAAGCAGGTGGACGAGTTCCTCACGGCCGTCTGTGAGGACGTAGGGGACACCCACTCCAAGACTCTCAAAG CTCTCTCCGCCCTGTTTGAGTCCCAGTCCATGGACGTCTACTCCCAGTCGGCGACGACATCGCCTGCACCCCCCGACGCTCCACACTCACCCCTGCCCCACCCAGAGCCCCCTCTCTGCTGTCAAG atatcaGTAGCCCCTCCAGCACGATGTCCAGTCCAgggcccccctcccctctgttggacccttgtgtgagtgagtga
- the ppip5k1b gene encoding inositol hexakisphosphate and diphosphoinositol-pentakisphosphate kinase 2 isoform X11 — MSQPEGGAELLVQGGSARFLMGSEDVEDGAMRSDMGLDEDEDDELLSERQIVVGICAMMKKSTSKPMTQIMERLCKFEYITVAIFPEEVILNQPVEKWPLCDCLISFHSKGFPLDKAVSYAKLRNPLLINDLNMQYFIQDRREVYRILLEEGIDLPRYVVLNRDPDRPEECNLLEGEDQVEVNGEVFPKPFVEKPVSAEDHNVYIYYPTSAGGGSQRLFRKIGSRSSVYSPETAVRKTGSYIYEEFMPTDGTDVKVYTVGPDYAHAEARKSPALDGKVERDSEGKEIRYPVMLTAMEKLVARKVCLAFKQTVCGFDLLRANGHSFVCDVNGFSFVKNSMKYYDDCAKVLGNMIMRELAPQFHIPWSIPMEAEDIPIVPTTSGTMMELRCVIAVIRHGDRTPKQKMKMEVRNALFFDLFEKYGGYKSGKLKLKKPKQLQEVLDIARQLLVELGQHNDCEIEEKKSKLEQLKTVLEMESSVNDNQYGHFSGINRKVQLTYLPNGQLKASSEEEDSQREGPSLLLVLKWGGELTPAGRVQAEELGRAFRCMYPGGQGDYAGFPGCGLLRLHSTYRHDLKIYASDEGRVQMTAAAFAKGLLALEGELTPILVQMVKSANMNGLLDSDSDSLTDCQQRVKAHLHEIMQRERDFTKGDYEKLAPTGSPSLINSMKIIGNPVKTCDLVYALIQSLTRQIRRKLEDPKSANLQLYHSETLELMLQRWSKLERDFRTKSGRYDISKIPDIYDCIKYDTQHNASLALEDTLELFHLSKALADIIIPQEYGISRPEKLDIASAYCLPLTKKIQLDLQRTHEDEAVNKLHPLWFRYSRGVMSPGRHVRTRLYFTSESHVHSLLNVFRYGGLLSEEKDEQWRQAMDYLGAVSELNYMTQIVIMLYEDNNKDPSSEERFHVELHFSPGVKGGDDDDNAPLGFGFRPASSENHEKQTNPGSLEDLSQDAPERAMLSDPICILKKSQLIRSRKTGSMEVLSESSSSSSRGSAYRLFPSCSRQSPEVKASGLGFEGCSVCVVLDTVCVCVCRPGCRVRRLLHGAVHLPPGDAAQLALAQAGGRVPHGRL, encoded by the exons ATGTCTCAGCCCGAGGGCGGAGCGGAGCTGCTGGTCCAGGGGGGGAGCGCCAGGTTCCTGATGGGCTCCGAGGATGTGGAGGACGGAGCGATGAGGAGCGATATGGGACTggacgaggacgaggacgaCGAGTTG CTGTCCGAGCGGCAGATCGTGGTGGGCATCTGTGCCATGATGAAGAAGTCCACGTCCAAGCCCATGACGCAGATCATGGAGCGGCTCTGTAAGTTTGAGTACATCACTGTGGCCATCTTCCCCGAGGAGGTCATCCTCAACCAGCCTGTGGAGAAGTGGCCTCTCTGTGACTGCCTCATCTCGTTTCACTCCAaag gATTCCCACTGGACAAAGCTGTGAGTTATGCCAAATTAAGAAATCCTCTCCTTATCAATGATCTCAACATGCAGTACTTCATCCAAGACAG GCGTGAAGTGTACCGGATCCTGCTTGAGGAGGGGATTGACCTGCCACGCTATGTGGTGTTAAACAGAGACCCTGACAGACCAGAAG AATGTAACCTGCTGGAGGGCGAGGACCAGGTGGAGGTGAATGGAGAGGTGTTCCCGAAGCCTTTTGTGGAGAAGCCGGTCTCCGCCGAGGACCACAACGTTTACATCTACTACCCTACCTCAGCTGGGGGGGGCAGCCAGCGCCTCTTCAGAAAG ATCGGGAGTCGCAGTAGTGTGTATTCCCCTGAGACCGCTGTGAGGAAGACGGGCTCTTATATTTACGAGGAGTTCATGCCTACTGATGGCACAGACGTCAAG gtctacACTGTGGGTCCAGATTATGCGCATGCGGAGGCTCGTAAGTCTCCAGCTCTGGATGGAAAGGTGGAAAGAGACAGTGAGGGGAAGGAGATCCGCTACCCTGTCATGCTCACCGCCATGGAGAAGCTGGTGGCTCGCAAAGTGTGCCTTGCCTTCAAA CAAACGGTGTGCGGTTTCGACCTCCTCAGAGCCAACGGCCACTCCTTTGTGTGCGATGTCAACGGGTTCAGCTTTGTAAAGAACTCCATGAAGTACTATGATGATTGTGCCAAAGTTCTTGG gAACATGATCATGCGGGAACTGGCCCCTCAGTTTCACATCCCCTGGTCAATCCCGATGGAGGCTGAGGACATTCCCATAGTGCCCACTACCTCAGGAACCAT GATGGAGCTGCGCTGTGTCATAGCTGTTATCCGTCATGGAGACCGCACACCCAAACAGAAGATGAAGATGGAAGTGCGGAATGCTCT GTTCTTTGACCTTTTTGAGAAGTATGGTGGATACAAGTCTGGAAAGCTGAAATTGAAAAAGCCAAAACAACTTCAG GAAGTGCTGGATATTGCCCGTCAGCTGTTGGTCGAGCTTGGACAGCACAACGATTGTGAGATCGAGGAGAAGAAGTCCAAACTGGAGCAGCTGAAGACCGTTCtggagat GGAATCCAGCGTGAATGACAATCA GTACGGACATTTCTCAGGGATCAACAGGAAGGTGCAGCTGACGTACCTGCCCAACGGTCAGCTCAAAGCCTCCAGTGAGGAAGAAG ACTCTCAGAGGGAGGGCCCGTCCCTGCTGCTGGTGTTGAAGTGGGGAGGTGAACTGACCCCTGCAGGCAGGGTGCAGGCTGAGGAGCTGGGCAGGGCCTTCCGTTGCATGTACCCTGGAGGACAAG GTGATTACGCTGGCTTCCCTGGTTGCGGCCTGCTGAGACTCCACAGCACATACCGCCATGACCTCAAGATCTACGCCTCAGACGAGGGCCGTGTGCAGATGACCGCCGCTGCGTTTGCCAAG GGTCTGCTGGCCCTCGAGGGCGAACTGACCCCCATCCTGGTGCAGATGGTGAAGAGTGCCAACATGAACGGCCTGCTGGACAGTGACAGCGACTCACTGACCGACTGCCAGCAGCGGGTCAAAGCCCATCTGCACGAGATAATGCAGCGGGAGCGCGACTTCACCAAGGGGGACTACGAGAAG CTGGCTCCTACAGGCAGCCCATCCCTCATCAACTCCATGAAGATCATCGGCAACCCAGTGAAGACCTGTGATCTGGTCTACGCCTTAATCCAGAGTCTCACGCGCCAAATCCGTAGGAAACTGGAGGATCCCAAATCTGCAA acCTGCAGCTGTACCACAGCGAGACGCTGGAGCTCATGCTGCAACGCTGGTCCAAACTGGAGCGGGACTTCCGCACCAAGAGCGGCCGCTACGACATCAGCAAGATCCCCGACATCTACGACTGCATCAAGTACGACACGCAGCACAACGCCTCCCTGGCCCTGGAGGACACGCTGGAGCTCTTCCACTTGTCCAAGGCCCTGGCGGACATCATCATCCCCCAG GAGTATGGCATCAGCAGGCCAGAGAAGCTGGACATTGCCAGCGCCTACTGCCTGCCCCTGACCAAGAAGATCCAGCTGGACCTGCAGAGGACCCACGAGGACGAGGCTGTGAACAAGCTGCACCCACT GTGGTTCAGGTACTCCCGAGGCGTGATGTCTCCGGGTCGCCATGTGCGGACCCGGCTCTACTTCACCAGCGAGAGTCACGTCCACTCCCTGCTCAACGTCTTCCGCTACGGTGGCCTGCTCAGC gaggAGAAGGATGAGCAGTGGCGGCAGGCGATGGATTACCTCGGTGCTGTTTCTGAGCTCAACTACATGACTCAAATAGTCATAATGCTGTACGAGGACAACAACAAG GATCCATCCTCTGAGGAGCGCTTCCATGTTGAGCTGCACTTCAGCCCTGGAGTGAAGGGAGGAGATGACGATGACAACGCCCCTTTGGGCTTCGGCTTCCGTCCAGCCTCATCTGAG AATCATGAGAAGCAGACCAACCCAGGAAGCTTGGAGGACCTGTCCCAGGATGCACCTGAGCGGGCCATGCTCTCCGACCCCATCTGCATCCTGAAGAAGTCTCAGCTGATTCGGAGCAGGAAGACCGGCTCCATGGAG GTTTTGTCGGAGAGCTCGTCCAGCTCCTCGCGTGGCTCAGCCTATCGCCTGTTCCCCTCCTGCTCTCGCCAGTCCCCTGAGGTCAAGGCCAGCGGCCTGG GGTTCGAaggctgctctgtgtgtgttgtgttggacacggtgtgtgtttgtgtgtgtcgtcCCGGCTGCAGGGTTCGAAGGCTGCTCCATGGTGCCGTCCATCTACCCCCTGGAGACGCTGCACAACTCGCTCTCGCTCAAGCAGGTGGACGAGTTCCTCACGGCCGTCTGTGA
- the ppip5k1b gene encoding inositol hexakisphosphate and diphosphoinositol-pentakisphosphate kinase 1 isoform X8, producing MSQPEGGAELLVQGGSARFLMGSEDVEDGAMRSDMGLDEDEDDELLSERQIVVGICAMMKKSTSKPMTQIMERLCKFEYITVAIFPEEVILNQPVEKWPLCDCLISFHSKGFPLDKAVSYAKLRNPLLINDLNMQYFIQDRREVYRILLEEGIDLPRYVVLNRDPDRPEECNLLEGEDQVEVNGEVFPKPFVEKPVSAEDHNVYIYYPTSAGGGSQRLFRKIGSRSSVYSPETAVRKTGSYIYEEFMPTDGTDVKVYTVGPDYAHAEARKSPALDGKVERDSEGKEIRYPVMLTAMEKLVARKVCLAFKQTVCGFDLLRANGHSFVCDVNGFSFVKNSMKYYDDCAKVLGNMIMRELAPQFHIPWSIPMEAEDIPIVPTTSGTMMELRCVIAVIRHGDRTPKQKMKMEVRNALFFDLFEKYGGYKSGKLKLKKPKQLQEVLDIARQLLVELGQHNDCEIEEKKSKLEQLKTVLEMESSVNDNQYGHFSGINRKVQLTYLPNGQLKASSEEEDSQREGPSLLLVLKWGGELTPAGRVQAEELGRAFRCMYPGGQGDYAGFPGCGLLRLHSTYRHDLKIYASDEGRVQMTAAAFAKGLLALEGELTPILVQMVKSANMNGLLDSDSDSLTDCQQRVKAHLHEIMQRERDFTKGDYEKLAPTGSPSLINSMKIIGNPVKTCDLVYALIQSLTRQIRRKLEDPKSANLQLYHSETLELMLQRWSKLERDFRTKSGRYDISKIPDIYDCIKYDTQHNASLALEDTLELFHLSKALADIIIPQEYGISRPEKLDIASAYCLPLTKKIQLDLQRTHEDEAVNKLHPLWFRYSRGVMSPGRHVRTRLYFTSESHVHSLLNVFRYGGLLSEEKDEQWRQAMDYLGAVSELNYMTQIVIMLYEDNNKDPSSEERFHVELHFSPGVKGGDDDDNAPLGFGFRPASSENHEKQTNPGSLEDLSQDAPERAMLSDPICILKKSQLIRSRKTGSMEVLSESSSSSSRGSAYRLFPSCSRQSPEVKASGLGSLVSGLFSAAGRAVSCSAPNLSDLGHALRSPRAHELFSMPAVKRFSVSYARHPTNGFEGCSVCVVLDTVCVCVCRPGCRVRRLLHGAVHLPPGDAAQLALAQAGGRVPHGRL from the exons ATGTCTCAGCCCGAGGGCGGAGCGGAGCTGCTGGTCCAGGGGGGGAGCGCCAGGTTCCTGATGGGCTCCGAGGATGTGGAGGACGGAGCGATGAGGAGCGATATGGGACTggacgaggacgaggacgaCGAGTTG CTGTCCGAGCGGCAGATCGTGGTGGGCATCTGTGCCATGATGAAGAAGTCCACGTCCAAGCCCATGACGCAGATCATGGAGCGGCTCTGTAAGTTTGAGTACATCACTGTGGCCATCTTCCCCGAGGAGGTCATCCTCAACCAGCCTGTGGAGAAGTGGCCTCTCTGTGACTGCCTCATCTCGTTTCACTCCAaag gATTCCCACTGGACAAAGCTGTGAGTTATGCCAAATTAAGAAATCCTCTCCTTATCAATGATCTCAACATGCAGTACTTCATCCAAGACAG GCGTGAAGTGTACCGGATCCTGCTTGAGGAGGGGATTGACCTGCCACGCTATGTGGTGTTAAACAGAGACCCTGACAGACCAGAAG AATGTAACCTGCTGGAGGGCGAGGACCAGGTGGAGGTGAATGGAGAGGTGTTCCCGAAGCCTTTTGTGGAGAAGCCGGTCTCCGCCGAGGACCACAACGTTTACATCTACTACCCTACCTCAGCTGGGGGGGGCAGCCAGCGCCTCTTCAGAAAG ATCGGGAGTCGCAGTAGTGTGTATTCCCCTGAGACCGCTGTGAGGAAGACGGGCTCTTATATTTACGAGGAGTTCATGCCTACTGATGGCACAGACGTCAAG gtctacACTGTGGGTCCAGATTATGCGCATGCGGAGGCTCGTAAGTCTCCAGCTCTGGATGGAAAGGTGGAAAGAGACAGTGAGGGGAAGGAGATCCGCTACCCTGTCATGCTCACCGCCATGGAGAAGCTGGTGGCTCGCAAAGTGTGCCTTGCCTTCAAA CAAACGGTGTGCGGTTTCGACCTCCTCAGAGCCAACGGCCACTCCTTTGTGTGCGATGTCAACGGGTTCAGCTTTGTAAAGAACTCCATGAAGTACTATGATGATTGTGCCAAAGTTCTTGG gAACATGATCATGCGGGAACTGGCCCCTCAGTTTCACATCCCCTGGTCAATCCCGATGGAGGCTGAGGACATTCCCATAGTGCCCACTACCTCAGGAACCAT GATGGAGCTGCGCTGTGTCATAGCTGTTATCCGTCATGGAGACCGCACACCCAAACAGAAGATGAAGATGGAAGTGCGGAATGCTCT GTTCTTTGACCTTTTTGAGAAGTATGGTGGATACAAGTCTGGAAAGCTGAAATTGAAAAAGCCAAAACAACTTCAG GAAGTGCTGGATATTGCCCGTCAGCTGTTGGTCGAGCTTGGACAGCACAACGATTGTGAGATCGAGGAGAAGAAGTCCAAACTGGAGCAGCTGAAGACCGTTCtggagat GGAATCCAGCGTGAATGACAATCA GTACGGACATTTCTCAGGGATCAACAGGAAGGTGCAGCTGACGTACCTGCCCAACGGTCAGCTCAAAGCCTCCAGTGAGGAAGAAG ACTCTCAGAGGGAGGGCCCGTCCCTGCTGCTGGTGTTGAAGTGGGGAGGTGAACTGACCCCTGCAGGCAGGGTGCAGGCTGAGGAGCTGGGCAGGGCCTTCCGTTGCATGTACCCTGGAGGACAAG GTGATTACGCTGGCTTCCCTGGTTGCGGCCTGCTGAGACTCCACAGCACATACCGCCATGACCTCAAGATCTACGCCTCAGACGAGGGCCGTGTGCAGATGACCGCCGCTGCGTTTGCCAAG GGTCTGCTGGCCCTCGAGGGCGAACTGACCCCCATCCTGGTGCAGATGGTGAAGAGTGCCAACATGAACGGCCTGCTGGACAGTGACAGCGACTCACTGACCGACTGCCAGCAGCGGGTCAAAGCCCATCTGCACGAGATAATGCAGCGGGAGCGCGACTTCACCAAGGGGGACTACGAGAAG CTGGCTCCTACAGGCAGCCCATCCCTCATCAACTCCATGAAGATCATCGGCAACCCAGTGAAGACCTGTGATCTGGTCTACGCCTTAATCCAGAGTCTCACGCGCCAAATCCGTAGGAAACTGGAGGATCCCAAATCTGCAA acCTGCAGCTGTACCACAGCGAGACGCTGGAGCTCATGCTGCAACGCTGGTCCAAACTGGAGCGGGACTTCCGCACCAAGAGCGGCCGCTACGACATCAGCAAGATCCCCGACATCTACGACTGCATCAAGTACGACACGCAGCACAACGCCTCCCTGGCCCTGGAGGACACGCTGGAGCTCTTCCACTTGTCCAAGGCCCTGGCGGACATCATCATCCCCCAG GAGTATGGCATCAGCAGGCCAGAGAAGCTGGACATTGCCAGCGCCTACTGCCTGCCCCTGACCAAGAAGATCCAGCTGGACCTGCAGAGGACCCACGAGGACGAGGCTGTGAACAAGCTGCACCCACT GTGGTTCAGGTACTCCCGAGGCGTGATGTCTCCGGGTCGCCATGTGCGGACCCGGCTCTACTTCACCAGCGAGAGTCACGTCCACTCCCTGCTCAACGTCTTCCGCTACGGTGGCCTGCTCAGC gaggAGAAGGATGAGCAGTGGCGGCAGGCGATGGATTACCTCGGTGCTGTTTCTGAGCTCAACTACATGACTCAAATAGTCATAATGCTGTACGAGGACAACAACAAG GATCCATCCTCTGAGGAGCGCTTCCATGTTGAGCTGCACTTCAGCCCTGGAGTGAAGGGAGGAGATGACGATGACAACGCCCCTTTGGGCTTCGGCTTCCGTCCAGCCTCATCTGAG AATCATGAGAAGCAGACCAACCCAGGAAGCTTGGAGGACCTGTCCCAGGATGCACCTGAGCGGGCCATGCTCTCCGACCCCATCTGCATCCTGAAGAAGTCTCAGCTGATTCGGAGCAGGAAGACCGGCTCCATGGAG GTTTTGTCGGAGAGCTCGTCCAGCTCCTCGCGTGGCTCAGCCTATCGCCTGTTCCCCTCCTGCTCTCGCCAGTCCCCTGAGGTCAAGGCCAGCGGCCTGG ggAGTCTGGTTTCGGGCCTCTTCAGCGCCGCAGGCCGGGCTGTCTCTTGCAGCGCCCCCAACCTCAGCGACCTTGGCCACGCGCTCCGGAGCCCCCGAGCACATG AGTTGTTCTCTATGCCGGCAGTAAAGAGATTTTCTGTGTCATATGCCAGGCATCCGACTAACG GGTTCGAaggctgctctgtgtgtgttgtgttggacacggtgtgtgtttgtgtgtgtcgtcCCGGCTGCAGGGTTCGAAGGCTGCTCCATGGTGCCGTCCATCTACCCCCTGGAGACGCTGCACAACTCGCTCTCGCTCAAGCAGGTGGACGAGTTCCTCACGGCCGTCTGTGA